In Candidatus Methanosphaera massiliense, the following are encoded in one genomic region:
- a CDS encoding dihydroorotate dehydrogenase encodes MLETEILGMKLSNPLFLAAGILGTTSSSMKMVARAGAGGIVTKSFSIEPNNGYDNPTIVKIEGGVINSVGLASPGVEAKKEELKDLNEIRDKTPVIASIYGDTEEVFCDVANRTKEYVDAFELNVSCPHAKCGFGSNIGEDPDLTYDIVSAVKNEIKDVPIVVKLTPNVTDITKIAKSAEDAGADALTLINSVGPGLRIDYKTGKPILNHILGGIAGPMIKPIALKCVYQTYKTVDIPLFGVGGIRNYKDALEFLYAGASLLQIGTSIMYEGPSIFKTISDDLAKFLEENGYKNVSEIVGLSHRL; translated from the coding sequence ATGTTAGAAACAGAAATTCTTGGAATGAAACTATCTAATCCTCTATTTTTAGCAGCAGGAATACTAGGAACCACTTCAAGTTCAATGAAAATGGTGGCAAGAGCTGGTGCAGGAGGAATAGTAACAAAATCATTCAGTATAGAACCTAATAATGGTTATGATAATCCTACAATTGTTAAAATTGAAGGTGGAGTAATAAACTCTGTTGGACTAGCCAGTCCAGGGGTGGAAGCTAAAAAAGAAGAATTAAAAGATTTAAATGAAATCCGTGATAAAACACCAGTAATAGCATCAATATACGGAGATACTGAGGAAGTCTTTTGTGATGTAGCTAATAGAACAAAAGAATATGTGGATGCATTTGAATTAAATGTTTCCTGTCCACATGCAAAGTGTGGATTTGGTTCAAATATTGGTGAAGACCCAGACTTAACCTATGACATTGTAAGTGCAGTGAAAAATGAGATAAAAGATGTGCCTATTGTTGTCAAATTAACGCCGAACGTAACTGATATAACAAAAATTGCAAAATCAGCAGAGGATGCAGGTGCAGATGCACTAACATTAATCAACAGTGTAGGACCAGGATTAAGAATAGATTACAAAACAGGAAAACCAATATTAAATCATATACTTGGTGGAATAGCTGGGCCAATGATTAAACCAATAGCATTAAAATGCGTATATCAAACATATAAAACTGTGGATATCCCATTATTTGGTGTAGGTGGAATAAGAAATTACAAAGATGCTCTTGAATTTTTATATGCTGGTGCAAGTTTACTTCAGATAGGAACATCCATAATGTATGAAGGGCCATCTATATTCAAAACAATAAGTGATGACCTTGCAAAATTCCTAGAAGAAAATGGTTATAAAAATGTAAGTGAGATTGTAGGTTTATCTCACAGATTATAA
- a CDS encoding NOP5/NOP56 family protein — MKCYITTTSFGFIATNPDNKIIDYQLFGNKQVEKLQEIEKKQLLTEEVALIQNISESYDEIIIETNNSLQAYSKLEEFDKINVEKTTINGRFIRENLDKILQDISELSEVDIRSKLNNTYNEIAKVKIRESIKTNDVMIVETINSLEEIEDTTGKLIERLREWCTPYVPELDKLHNHELYSNLIANETTRENIKKSPLLENTHITLSDNYDIDITEEDLAIIQNFAKSIYELYQTRKNLEEYIQNKIEEVAPNLLDVAGANLSAKLIAHMGGLEELAKLPSSTIQIIGAEKATFRHLKTGENPPKHGLIYQHPLIRGSNWWIRGKLARAVAGKITIAARKDAFGGDYDPDLKVQLDEKVEKIKKDNPFPQRKNKKKDKKNKKNKKDKKKGKKHRKQGKRNKRKLRKGEYDY, encoded by the coding sequence ATGAAATGCTATATTACTACAACAAGTTTTGGATTTATAGCTACTAACCCGGATAACAAGATTATTGATTATCAACTATTTGGTAATAAACAGGTTGAAAAACTACAGGAAATAGAGAAAAAACAGTTATTAACAGAAGAAGTAGCTTTGATACAAAATATTTCGGAATCATATGATGAAATTATTATAGAAACAAATAATAGTTTACAAGCATACTCTAAATTAGAAGAGTTTGATAAGATAAATGTCGAGAAAACTACTATTAATGGTAGATTTATTCGGGAGAATCTAGACAAGATATTACAGGATATTTCTGAATTATCAGAAGTAGATATTAGGAGTAAATTAAATAATACCTACAATGAAATTGCTAAAGTTAAAATCAGAGAGTCTATTAAAACTAATGATGTGATGATTGTAGAGACTATAAATTCACTTGAAGAAATTGAAGATACAACAGGAAAATTAATTGAACGATTAAGAGAATGGTGTACACCTTATGTACCTGAATTAGATAAGCTTCATAATCATGAATTGTATTCTAATCTTATAGCTAATGAAACTACTCGTGAAAATATTAAAAAAAGTCCTCTTTTAGAAAATACTCATATTACATTATCCGATAATTATGATATTGATATAACAGAGGAAGACCTTGCAATTATTCAGAATTTTGCTAAGTCTATTTATGAATTATATCAGACAAGAAAGAATCTTGAAGAGTATATTCAAAATAAAATAGAGGAAGTTGCTCCTAATCTTCTTGATGTTGCTGGAGCTAATCTTAGCGCAAAATTAATTGCACACATGGGAGGATTAGAGGAGCTTGCTAAACTTCCATCTAGTACAATACAGATTATTGGTGCGGAGAAAGCAACATTCAGACATTTAAAGACGGGTGAAAATCCACCAAAACATGGACTTATATATCAACATCCACTTATCCGTGGATCTAATTGGTGGATTCGCGGAAAACTTGCTAGAGCTGTTGCAGGTAAAATTACAATTGCTGCAAGAAAGGATGCATTTGGTGGCGACTATGACCCTGATCTTAAAGTTCAACTAGACGAAAAAGTCGAAAAAATTAAAAAAGATAATCCGTTCCCTCAGCGTAAAAATAAGAAAAAGGATAAGAAAAATAAAAAGAATAAAAAGGATAAAAAGAAAGGCAAAAAACATAGAAAACAAGGAAAACGTAATAAGAGAAAACTTCGTAAAGGAGAATATGATTACTAG
- a CDS encoding fibrillarin-like rRNA/tRNA 2'-O-methyltransferase translates to MQIIKIGENVYQLDNQIATVNLTPGRQVYQEKLIPYEDKEFRLWNPRRSKLAAAIINGLTIFPFKKNSNVLYLGASAGTTPSHISDICTDGKIYSVEFAPTMMREFLDVSQRRENLIPLLEDATHPLHYQHLVESVDIIYSDVAQAQQTKLFIDNFKLFAKENTIGIIMIKARSIDVTMNPNDVFKQEKRHLEESGLKILEEIKLDPYEKDHIAFICEKSF, encoded by the coding sequence ATGCAGATAATTAAAATAGGTGAAAATGTATACCAATTAGATAACCAGATTGCTACTGTTAACTTAACTCCAGGTAGACAAGTATACCAAGAGAAACTAATACCCTATGAAGATAAAGAGTTTAGATTATGGAATCCACGTAGATCAAAATTAGCTGCAGCAATCATTAATGGTCTTACAATATTCCCATTTAAAAAGAACTCAAATGTATTATATCTTGGTGCCTCAGCAGGTACAACTCCTTCACATATATCAGATATATGTACTGATGGAAAAATATATTCTGTTGAATTTGCTCCTACTATGATGAGAGAATTTTTAGATGTTTCACAGCGTAGAGAAAATTTAATACCATTACTCGAGGATGCAACTCATCCTCTACATTATCAGCATCTTGTTGAATCAGTTGATATTATATATAGTGATGTTGCACAGGCTCAGCAAACAAAATTATTTATCGATAATTTCAAACTATTTGCAAAAGAGAATACAATTGGTATTATTATGATTAAAGCTCGAAGTATTGATGTAACAATGAATCCAAATGATGTATTCAAACAAGAAAAACGACATTTAGAAGAAAGCGGTCTTAAAATATTAGAAGAAATAAAACTTGACCCATATGAAAAAGATCATATAGCATTTATTTGTGAAAAATCATTTTAA
- the coaBC gene encoding bifunctional phosphopantothenoylcysteine decarboxylase/phosphopantothenate--cysteine ligase CoaBC: MKIILCVTGSIAAVEDLKLVHELQRHGFDVECFMTEDAANIITPLSMEFATGHPVVTKITGKVEHVKNAQADLILVAPATANTISKFAYKIADTSVTTLLLTASGYKTPILFVPSMHISMYDAIEDNINKIKQEHPEVRFMEPNSEERKAKFPSRHDIVIAVERMLSDHKLNGMKVLVGTGGTFEAMDAMRGITNRSSGKMGVEIAKEAYRQGADVTLVCGSTHVHIPKVFRRINIESTNEMMRVIEDEITESDIYVSAAAISDFEIDKVYEGKYPSDEDITVKFTKLPKILKQIKEISPSTFVVGFKAEAGVSEEELIKKATDRMEKYHTDIMVANDILVEGGGPGSNDNEIYLIDHEGYEKIGLDSKKNLAKKIIDKVYYSL, translated from the coding sequence ATGAAAATAATTCTCTGTGTTACGGGAAGTATTGCTGCAGTAGAAGATTTAAAGTTAGTTCATGAACTACAAAGGCATGGTTTTGATGTGGAATGTTTCATGACTGAGGATGCAGCAAATATAATTACACCCTTATCAATGGAATTTGCAACAGGTCATCCTGTAGTTACGAAAATCACTGGTAAAGTAGAGCATGTTAAGAATGCACAGGCTGATTTAATATTAGTAGCACCGGCAACAGCTAACACTATCAGTAAATTTGCATATAAAATAGCAGATACTTCTGTTACAACTTTATTATTAACAGCTAGCGGATATAAAACTCCTATATTATTTGTTCCATCAATGCATATTTCAATGTATGATGCAATTGAGGATAATATTAATAAGATAAAACAGGAACATCCAGAAGTTCGTTTCATGGAACCTAATAGTGAGGAAAGAAAAGCTAAATTTCCTAGTAGACATGATATAGTAATAGCAGTGGAACGAATGTTATCTGACCATAAATTAAATGGTATGAAAGTGCTTGTAGGTACTGGAGGAACATTTGAAGCTATGGATGCCATGAGAGGTATAACTAATAGAAGTTCTGGAAAGATGGGTGTTGAAATAGCTAAAGAAGCATATAGACAAGGAGCTGATGTGACACTTGTATGTGGTTCAACTCATGTACATATACCAAAAGTATTCAGAAGAATTAACATAGAATCAACTAACGAGATGATGAGAGTTATAGAAGATGAAATAACAGAATCAGATATCTATGTGTCTGCAGCAGCTATCTCTGACTTTGAAATTGATAAGGTTTATGAGGGGAAATATCCTTCAGATGAAGATATAACAGTTAAATTTACTAAATTACCAAAAATCTTAAAACAAATAAAGGAAATAAGTCCATCCACATTTGTTGTTGGTTTTAAAGCTGAGGCTGGTGTATCTGAAGAAGAATTAATTAAGAAAGCCACTGATAGAATGGAGAAATATCATACTGATATAATGGTAGCTAATGATATTCTAGTTGAAGGTGGTGGACCTGGATCTAATGATAATGAGATATATCTTATTGATCATGAGGGTTATGAAAAAATAGGGTTAGATTCTAAGAAGAATCTTGCTAAAAAAATTATTGATAAAGTTTATTATTCATTATAA
- a CDS encoding PsbP-related protein — protein MKGIFKTIIVIVLLVILAFVAYSSGLLDTFTATGQTYESNGITFQYPDSWTEANCVSDGAIGAVVDSNNSNISVVIQQVPPEYGSDIQNACAVNDQFLSQSSNYVNIQEINSSIHNQSVVMHRYLVNEPDGSQKEHVATWIKMRDNKIYVILFSTPVNSYEQERSSYDLIAGTFNLTNNSNNTSLFPINL, from the coding sequence ATGAAAGGTATATTTAAAACAATAATAGTAATTGTTCTATTAGTAATATTAGCATTTGTAGCGTATTCCTCTGGATTATTGGATACTTTTACAGCTACAGGACAAACCTATGAGAGTAATGGAATAACTTTCCAGTATCCTGACAGTTGGACTGAGGCAAATTGCGTGTCAGATGGAGCTATAGGTGCCGTGGTTGACTCTAATAATTCTAATATATCTGTTGTAATACAGCAAGTACCACCTGAGTATGGTTCTGATATACAAAATGCATGTGCTGTTAATGACCAATTCCTGTCACAATCAAGTAATTATGTAAACATTCAGGAAATTAACAGTAGTATACATAATCAATCTGTTGTAATGCACAGATATCTTGTAAATGAGCCAGATGGTTCACAGAAAGAGCATGTTGCTACATGGATTAAGATGAGAGATAATAAGATATATGTTATTTTATTCTCAACACCAGTAAATTCATATGAGCAAGAAAGGTCAAGCTATGATTTAATAGCAGGAACATTTAATTTAACTAATAATAGTAATAATACAAGCTTATTTCCTATAAATCTATAG
- the pheA gene encoding prephenate dehydratase, which yields MNEKKQVGYLGPEGTFSQEAVLNITDNNTINKPYPNILSIFEALEDNQIDEAVVPIENSTEGSVVITLDALTRHNLKIKGELELPIRQNLLVQKGKTLDDINVICSHQQAIAQCRHYINRLNKPVHAMPSTANAARYVTELSTAAVIGNEILSEKYNLEIIAHDIQDYSNNVTRFVILDKEDINKPTGNDKTSIIISLKNDNPGSLYEILYEFAKENINLTKIESRPSKQGMGKYLFFIDIVGHRLDPKIKNTLAIVEGKVNMFKILGSYSYDFGGGD from the coding sequence ATGAATGAAAAAAAACAAGTAGGATATCTTGGTCCAGAAGGTACATTTTCACAGGAAGCTGTACTAAATATAACAGATAATAACACGATAAATAAACCTTACCCAAATATTCTAAGCATATTTGAAGCACTGGAAGATAACCAGATAGATGAGGCAGTAGTTCCTATTGAAAACTCCACTGAGGGATCAGTAGTTATTACATTAGATGCATTAACTCGTCATAACTTGAAAATAAAAGGTGAATTAGAATTACCCATAAGACAGAATCTTCTAGTACAAAAGGGTAAAACACTCGATGATATTAATGTTATCTGTTCACACCAACAGGCAATAGCACAGTGCAGGCATTATATTAACAGGTTAAATAAACCAGTACATGCAATGCCAAGCACAGCTAATGCTGCAAGATATGTGACAGAATTATCAACAGCAGCAGTAATTGGAAATGAGATTTTATCTGAAAAATATAATTTAGAAATAATAGCACATGATATTCAAGATTACTCAAATAATGTCACTAGATTTGTGATACTAGATAAAGAGGATATAAACAAACCAACAGGTAATGATAAAACATCAATTATTATATCTCTCAAAAATGATAATCCTGGAAGTTTATATGAAATTTTGTATGAATTTGCAAAAGAAAATATTAATTTAACAAAGATAGAGTCAAGACCTTCTAAACAAGGAATGGGAAAATACTTGTTTTTTATAGATATTGTAGGACATAGATTAGATCCTAAAATAAAGAATACATTAGCTATTGTAGAAGGAAAAGTTAACATGTTTAAAATATTAGGTTCTTATAGCTATGACTTTGGGGGAGGGGATTAA
- a CDS encoding CBS domain-containing protein has translation MTIDKIMAKDIVTVRKDQTVSDALKLMSKHKISRLPAISPKTGELVGIVTEKDMATKIASSKYEEVPLSHMRISTIMTQDVITAKPDDAEVKVLKKMVDNHIGGIPILDGDDIVGMITKTDFLRNLDKEPYNETPVKEIMTNRVMTVSPDDRLVHARRIMIDNDIARLVVVESGLIVGIITAKDMAKKIIDFKKHVPEKYQHSQIRNLFVQEVMSQTIETTTKDTTIAEVADVMVSKEFSGMPISDETNKVHGIVSKTDILRYIYDFNRKRGNY, from the coding sequence ATGACCATAGATAAAATAATGGCTAAAGACATTGTTACAGTACGTAAAGATCAAACAGTCTCAGATGCTTTAAAACTAATGAGCAAACATAAAATTTCACGATTACCTGCAATATCTCCTAAAACTGGTGAATTAGTAGGAATAGTAACTGAAAAAGACATGGCTACAAAAATAGCTTCATCTAAATATGAAGAAGTACCACTTTCACACATGAGAATATCTACTATCATGACACAAGATGTAATAACAGCAAAACCGGATGATGCTGAAGTAAAAGTACTTAAAAAAATGGTAGATAATCATATTGGTGGAATACCTATCTTAGATGGGGATGACATAGTTGGTATGATAACCAAAACAGACTTCTTAAGAAATTTAGATAAAGAACCATACAACGAAACTCCTGTAAAAGAAATCATGACTAACAGAGTCATGACTGTAAGTCCTGATGATAGATTAGTCCATGCAAGAAGGATAATGATTGATAATGATATTGCAAGATTAGTTGTTGTGGAATCAGGATTAATTGTAGGTATCATAACAGCTAAAGACATGGCAAAAAAAATCATAGACTTCAAAAAACATGTACCAGAAAAATATCAGCATTCACAAATAAGAAACTTATTTGTACAAGAAGTCATGTCACAAACTATTGAAACAACAACCAAAGATACAACAATTGCAGAAGTAGCAGATGTAATGGTATCCAAAGAATTTAGTGGAATGCCAATATCTGATGAAACCAATAAAGTTCATGGTATTGTTTCAAAAACAGATATTCTAAGGTACATATATGACTTTAATAGAAAAAGAGGTAATTACTAA
- a CDS encoding CBS domain-containing protein, translating to MKNNIIKKINSTDQSFNLQTKKAESDGDIMDIAAKDVVTASQSATIIEIANLMSEKDIRRIPITDPGSGKLLGIVTTMDILDFFGGGKKYNLITEKHEGNFLSAINAPIKEIMTTGVKTMTNKDTIIDAAALMLEEGIGGFPIIDNEEKIVGMVTEGDVVSKLDKIIADLEVQDVMATDLITTTPGTRIEGITKIMVRNSLRRVPIVGEDPNSNSKEEKLLGFVTASDILKYIGEHKLFAKLFSNEGEDVVNITVDELMVTNVLTATKYEKLGDIADLMFDSNIRGLPVVDEDTGKLIGIITIRDLLKAIVQ from the coding sequence ATGAAAAACAATATAATCAAAAAGATTAATTCAACAGACCAATCATTCAATCTACAAACAAAAAAAGCAGAATCAGATGGAGACATAATGGACATAGCAGCTAAAGATGTTGTAACAGCATCACAAAGTGCTACCATAATAGAAATTGCTAACCTAATGAGTGAAAAAGATATAAGAAGAATACCAATCACAGATCCAGGTTCTGGAAAACTATTAGGTATTGTAACAACAATGGATATTCTTGACTTCTTCGGCGGAGGAAAGAAATACAATTTAATTACAGAAAAACACGAAGGAAACTTCTTATCAGCAATTAATGCACCAATCAAAGAAATCATGACAACTGGTGTAAAAACCATGACAAACAAGGACACAATCATCGATGCCGCAGCATTAATGTTAGAAGAAGGTATTGGTGGATTTCCAATAATTGACAATGAAGAAAAAATAGTAGGAATGGTAACAGAAGGCGATGTTGTAAGTAAATTAGATAAAATAATTGCAGACTTAGAAGTACAGGATGTAATGGCTACTGATCTAATTACAACAACACCAGGTACTAGAATAGAAGGAATTACTAAAATCATGGTAAGAAACTCATTAAGAAGAGTACCTATAGTAGGAGAAGATCCAAACTCAAACTCTAAAGAAGAAAAATTATTAGGATTTGTTACAGCATCAGATATTCTAAAATATATTGGTGAACACAAACTATTTGCAAAATTATTCTCTAATGAAGGTGAAGATGTAGTAAACATTACTGTAGATGAATTAATGGTAACTAATGTACTCACAGCAACTAAATATGAGAAATTAGGTGATATCGCAGATTTAATGTTTGATTCAAATATAAGAGGTTTACCTGTTGTAGACGAAGATACAGGAAAACTAATAGGAATTATCACAATTCGAGATTTACTAAAGGCTATTGTTCAATAG
- a CDS encoding CBS domain-containing protein, which yields MELNMKDNLGIKDAMTYNVITANTDTNISDIAAIMTEHNISSVVIEDQKVEGIVTSNNIISKVVSKNISPQDITADMVMDKFISVNPETSLIEASSLMIKNNCKVLLVIDDNQQLKGILTLTDIVRVSPELIELFVEETNIDNFVDNEYSSESDERLEEGVCEKCGVYGQLENNNGQYLCQECIDDKLSEE from the coding sequence ATGGAATTAAATATGAAAGACAACCTTGGTATAAAAGATGCTATGACATATAATGTCATAACTGCAAATACTGATACAAATATATCAGATATAGCAGCTATCATGACAGAGCATAATATTAGTTCCGTGGTTATAGAAGATCAAAAAGTAGAAGGAATAGTTACAAGTAATAATATTATTTCAAAAGTTGTATCTAAAAATATTTCACCACAAGATATAACCGCGGACATGGTTATGGATAAATTTATCTCAGTAAACCCTGAAACTTCTTTAATTGAAGCATCATCTTTAATGATTAAGAATAATTGTAAAGTTTTACTAGTAATAGATGATAATCAACAATTAAAAGGAATATTAACCTTAACAGACATTGTACGAGTATCTCCAGAATTAATTGAATTATTTGTAGAAGAAACAAATATTGATAATTTCGTAGACAATGAATATTCTTCAGAGTCAGATGAAAGATTAGAAGAGGGAGTTTGTGAGAAATGTGGTGTTTATGGTCAATTAGAGAATAATAATGGACAATATTTATGTCAAGAATGTATTGACGATAAACTATCCGAAGAATAA
- a CDS encoding MATE family efflux transporter yields the protein MSVPLIISMLLISIYNLADAAWVAGLGADALAGVGYVTPIFLVLVGVGNGLGAGATSALSKYIGEKHKSKADNGAVHSILITIIISIIVSVVLLILLDPILIAMGSGNTIQYARDYGIIMFTGAILFILPNVMYGILRAEGDVKRTMYAMTISGVLNIILDPIFIYGLNLGVAGAAYATLLSVSIVILVLAYWFYVKKDTYLKPVWSNFKYNSEISKDILKVGLPASLEMLLSAIFAGLFSALLTIVANTDAVAVYSTGWRIVSIGIMPVIGISTASVSIIGANLGANRYENIRVTHRYSVKLSIIAAIITGIFVYVFSPQIVMLFSYSSNSAYLAPKMIQFLRLMVFFYIFMAIGAPSTFLFQGVGKGVTSMFQTLLRELVFTIIIAYIFAIPFGWGEYGAWWGIIIGELVACIVTFTWANDYVKRLIRSKE from the coding sequence ATGTCCGTGCCTTTAATTATATCCATGCTACTTATTAGTATATATAACCTTGCAGATGCTGCATGGGTGGCAGGATTAGGTGCAGATGCACTTGCAGGTGTAGGATATGTTACACCTATATTTCTTGTACTTGTAGGAGTAGGTAATGGTCTTGGTGCTGGAGCTACCTCTGCATTATCAAAGTACATAGGAGAAAAACATAAATCTAAAGCAGACAATGGTGCAGTACATTCTATTCTAATTACCATAATTATATCTATTATAGTTTCAGTAGTACTTCTCATACTTTTAGATCCTATTCTAATTGCAATGGGATCTGGTAATACTATTCAATATGCAAGAGATTATGGTATTATTATGTTCACTGGTGCTATTCTATTCATATTACCTAACGTTATGTATGGAATACTACGAGCTGAAGGTGATGTTAAGAGAACAATGTATGCTATGACTATCTCAGGAGTACTGAACATCATTCTTGACCCAATATTCATATATGGATTAAATTTAGGTGTTGCAGGAGCAGCTTATGCTACATTACTTTCAGTAAGCATCGTGATACTTGTATTAGCATACTGGTTCTACGTTAAAAAAGATACTTATCTAAAACCTGTTTGGAGTAATTTCAAGTATAATAGCGAAATATCCAAAGATATTTTAAAAGTAGGTCTTCCTGCAAGTTTAGAGATGTTACTAAGTGCAATATTTGCTGGTTTATTCTCAGCATTACTTACAATAGTTGCAAATACGGATGCAGTAGCAGTTTATTCTACTGGTTGGAGAATAGTATCAATAGGTATTATGCCTGTTATTGGTATATCCACAGCATCAGTATCTATAATAGGTGCTAATCTTGGTGCTAATCGTTACGAAAACATACGTGTTACTCACAGATATAGTGTAAAACTATCAATTATTGCTGCTATAATTACAGGAATTTTTGTTTACGTATTTTCACCACAAATCGTAATGTTATTCTCATATTCAAGCAACAGCGCATATCTTGCACCTAAAATGATTCAATTTCTAAGATTAATGGTATTTTTCTATATATTTATGGCTATAGGTGCACCATCAACATTCTTATTCCAAGGTGTTGGTAAGGGTGTAACTTCAATGTTCCAGACACTTCTTAGAGAATTGGTCTTCACAATAATAATTGCATACATATTTGCTATTCCATTTGGATGGGGTGAATATGGTGCATGGTGGGGTATTATTATTGGTGAACTTGTTGCATGTATCGTAACATTTACATGGGCAAATGACTATGTTAAACGTCTGATACGTTCCAAAGAATAA
- a CDS encoding 7-carboxy-7-deazaguanine synthase QueE, with translation MTPKIIEIFSSIQGEGVLIGKRQIFIRFSRCNINCKYCDTQNSKDGEIGKEYSYEQLNDIIMDLMTPDFDSLEITGGEPLLSADYIHDFLEKYPYKAMLETNATLPDELEKVLDVIDIVSMDIKLPEHFNTNDEWNQVYDNELKSIQLMEKVHQNYYIKIVVSPTTPLKIIKKIRSDLEKVASSNVEIIIQPVSPMELWDKKEVLFNISEIIGKSFPVSVIPQIHKYLDVE, from the coding sequence ATCACTCCTAAAATAATAGAAATATTCTCAAGTATCCAGGGTGAGGGAGTACTCATAGGAAAACGTCAGATATTCATAAGATTTTCAAGATGTAACATTAACTGCAAATACTGTGATACGCAAAATAGTAAAGATGGAGAAATAGGTAAAGAATATTCTTATGAACAATTAAATGACATAATAATGGATTTGATGACACCTGATTTTGATTCCCTTGAAATTACTGGTGGTGAACCATTACTCAGTGCAGATTACATACATGATTTCTTAGAAAAATATCCATACAAGGCAATGTTAGAAACAAATGCTACATTACCTGATGAATTAGAAAAAGTATTGGATGTTATTGATATTGTATCCATGGATATAAAACTACCAGAACATTTTAATACAAATGATGAGTGGAATCAGGTATATGATAATGAACTAAAGTCAATACAATTAATGGAAAAAGTTCATCAGAACTATTATATTAAAATAGTTGTATCACCAACCACACCTCTAAAGATTATAAAGAAAATAAGATCTGATTTAGAAAAAGTGGCAAGTAGTAATGTTGAAATAATTATTCAACCAGTTAGTCCTATGGAATTATGGGATAAAAAAGAAGTACTGTTTAATATATCTGAAATTATTGGAAAAAGTTTTCCAGTATCAGTAATACCTCAAATACATAAATATCTTGATGTTGAATAA
- a CDS encoding 6-carboxytetrahydropterin synthase has protein sequence MKVNLDGIHSNLRFSAAHMVIGHESCGKIHGHSYIVDVEVEGKRSGKFGFVIDFKVLKNITRKICKSLDHRLLIPVDSPDLEITYQDDKTVEFTILGELEYKIPKSDVVLLPIISTTAESLSIYITDVIVNELEDTSTLEYIEVQVNEGIGQGASYHKQLNE, from the coding sequence ATGAAAGTAAATTTAGATGGAATTCATTCAAATTTAAGATTTTCAGCAGCACACATGGTTATAGGTCATGAATCATGTGGTAAAATACATGGTCATAGTTATATTGTGGATGTTGAAGTAGAAGGAAAAAGATCTGGAAAATTTGGTTTTGTAATTGATTTCAAGGTATTGAAAAATATCACAAGAAAAATCTGTAAATCATTAGATCATAGATTATTAATACCTGTAGATAGTCCTGATTTGGAGATAACCTATCAAGATGATAAAACAGTTGAATTCACAATACTTGGTGAACTTGAATATAAAATACCTAAATCTGATGTTGTATTATTACCAATAATATCAACAACTGCAGAATCACTATCAATATACATAACTGATGTAATTGTCAATGAACTTGAGGACACTAGTACTTTAGAATATATTGAAGTACAAGTAAATGAGGGTATTGGACAAGGTGCATCTTATCATAAACAATTAAATGAATAG